A DNA window from Paenibacillus andongensis contains the following coding sequences:
- a CDS encoding VOC family protein: protein MNFSFHGIDHIQLAAPEGCEDEARNFFAKLLGWTEIPKPENLRKRGGVWFQCGIHQVHIGVQKDFVPAAKAHPAFQVSQLDELQRYLMSHNIQIVPDDARDDEGVKRFYLNDPFGNRLEFIEWL from the coding sequence ATGAACTTTTCGTTTCATGGGATTGACCATATTCAATTAGCGGCTCCTGAAGGTTGTGAAGATGAAGCGAGAAACTTTTTCGCGAAATTACTAGGCTGGACAGAAATCCCGAAACCGGAGAACTTAAGAAAACGCGGCGGAGTTTGGTTTCAATGCGGTATTCATCAGGTTCACATTGGGGTTCAGAAGGATTTTGTTCCTGCTGCAAAAGCTCATCCAGCCTTTCAGGTCAGTCAATTAGACGAGTTGCAGAGATATTTGATGAGTCATAACATACAAATCGTTCCAGATGATGCAAGGGACGACGAGGGAGTCAAACGATTCTATTTGAATGATCCATTCGGCAATCGACTTGAATTTATTGAATGGCTTTAA
- a CDS encoding ATP-dependent DNA helicase: MTPNVNISVRSLVEYVYRSGSIESGFRTSRALTEGTKAHQKLQKQYGESDQHEVYVSAEIPYEDLLFVIDGRCDGLLMDADGVTVTVDEIKSTSSDIGQIEEDSYPVHWAQAKCYAYMVAKDRGLSCMRIQLTYMQVDTEETRRFVVEVSSDELEQFMLDVVERYYPYAQARNEHEQRRNQSIKELSFPFPNYREGQRKLAGAVYKTINEGRKLFAKAPTGIGKTMSTLFPSVKAIGEGLLQRIFYLTARTTTRTAAEEAYSLLQAGGLRLQVVTITAKEKVCFKEEVRCSKEHCEFADGYYDRINEAVLDLLRHETIMTRTVIESYARKHRVCPFEFSLDVAYAADAVICDYNYIFDPRVNLKRLFEEQKRQTSLLVDEAHNLVDRAREMYSSVLNKSDFLALQREFKGLRAELHDAAKAINQYFIALRKQIGDRQMQVEPELPEPLIGLLDVFIAAAEKELAGAGAATPTTPTAPLLLEAYFGAQNFVRIAKLYDERYVTFMACDRNEVSVKLFCLDPSHLLRQMGKGYRSHVFFSATLSPLSYFMDTLGAGEDDYSVTVPSPFSKEQLDVFVQPLSTRYQDRERSREPIARSLYELVAKRSGNYLVFFPSYAYMSSVYEAFTDLVGEQEALHPEQPERELRVLVQQTQMSEEEREHFLAEFQSGTEKTLVGFAVMGGIFSEGIDLVGDRLTGVAVVGVGLPQLGPERNLIKSYMDSTGKNGYEYAYVFPGMNKVQQAGGRLIRSETDRGVLLLIDDRYLQPLYQRLLPEEWRDYTVL, translated from the coding sequence ATGACCCCTAACGTCAACATTTCCGTACGCTCCTTGGTGGAATATGTATATCGCAGCGGCAGTATCGAGTCAGGTTTTCGGACAAGTCGAGCGCTGACGGAAGGGACCAAAGCCCACCAGAAACTGCAGAAACAATATGGCGAGTCAGACCAGCATGAGGTTTATGTTTCGGCTGAGATCCCTTATGAGGATCTTTTATTTGTCATCGATGGGCGCTGTGACGGGCTTCTAATGGATGCGGATGGCGTGACGGTTACCGTGGACGAAATTAAATCCACCTCATCCGATATTGGGCAGATCGAGGAGGATTCCTATCCGGTCCACTGGGCACAAGCAAAGTGCTATGCCTATATGGTGGCCAAAGATCGAGGGTTAAGCTGTATGCGAATCCAACTTACGTATATGCAGGTTGATACGGAAGAGACTCGGCGATTTGTTGTTGAAGTTTCATCGGATGAGCTTGAACAGTTCATGCTTGACGTGGTGGAGCGGTATTATCCTTATGCGCAGGCTAGAAACGAGCATGAACAGCGCAGGAATCAGAGCATCAAGGAGCTGTCGTTCCCGTTCCCGAATTATCGTGAAGGGCAGCGTAAGCTGGCCGGTGCGGTGTACAAAACGATAAATGAAGGGCGCAAGCTGTTCGCCAAGGCGCCAACAGGCATCGGTAAGACGATGTCGACCCTGTTTCCATCAGTCAAAGCGATTGGCGAGGGGCTGCTGCAGAGGATTTTTTATTTGACGGCGAGAACAACTACCCGTACCGCTGCGGAAGAAGCTTATTCACTGCTGCAGGCTGGGGGACTTAGGCTGCAAGTTGTCACGATCACGGCGAAGGAGAAAGTGTGCTTTAAGGAGGAAGTGCGGTGCTCGAAGGAGCATTGTGAGTTCGCCGACGGCTATTATGACCGGATCAATGAAGCTGTGCTCGATCTGCTGAGACATGAGACTATCATGACCCGCACAGTTATTGAGTCGTATGCGCGAAAGCATCGGGTGTGTCCTTTTGAGTTCTCACTCGATGTCGCCTATGCTGCGGATGCTGTCATTTGCGACTATAATTATATTTTCGACCCTCGTGTGAATTTGAAAAGGCTGTTCGAGGAACAGAAGCGGCAAACCTCACTCCTTGTAGATGAGGCTCATAATTTAGTGGACCGTGCGCGAGAGATGTATTCTAGCGTGTTAAATAAATCGGATTTCCTTGCGCTACAGCGTGAGTTCAAGGGTTTACGGGCTGAGCTGCATGATGCGGCTAAGGCCATTAATCAGTACTTTATTGCGCTGCGTAAGCAAATAGGGGATCGCCAGATGCAGGTGGAGCCTGAGCTGCCGGAGCCATTGATTGGACTGCTGGACGTGTTTATTGCAGCAGCGGAAAAAGAGCTGGCCGGGGCAGGCGCGGCAACACCCACAACGCCAACAGCCCCGCTGCTGTTGGAGGCATACTTCGGCGCACAAAATTTTGTGCGCATAGCGAAGCTATACGATGAACGGTATGTGACGTTCATGGCATGTGACAGGAACGAGGTCAGCGTGAAACTATTCTGCCTCGATCCCTCCCACTTGCTTCGGCAGATGGGCAAGGGATATCGGTCGCATGTGTTTTTCTCGGCGACCCTCTCACCGCTGTCCTACTTCATGGACACGCTAGGAGCTGGGGAGGACGACTATTCTGTGACGGTGCCGTCTCCTTTTTCCAAAGAGCAGCTGGATGTCTTCGTTCAGCCTCTGTCTACTCGCTACCAGGATCGCGAGCGCAGTCGTGAGCCGATTGCCCGCTCGCTATATGAGCTGGTGGCGAAGCGTTCGGGTAATTATTTGGTGTTTTTCCCTTCGTATGCCTATATGAGCAGCGTGTATGAGGCTTTCACTGATCTCGTAGGTGAGCAGGAGGCCCTGCATCCAGAGCAACCGGAAAGGGAGCTCCGAGTTCTTGTACAGCAGACGCAGATGTCGGAGGAGGAGCGGGAGCACTTTCTGGCGGAGTTTCAATCGGGAACGGAGAAGACGCTTGTAGGCTTTGCTGTGATGGGCGGCATCTTCTCAGAGGGCATTGATCTAGTGGGGGATCGGCTAACAGGCGTAGCCGTCGTCGGAGTCGGTTTGCCGCAGCTGGGGCCTGAACGCAACCTTATCAAGTCGTATATGGACAGTACCGGGAAAAACGGCTACGAGTATGCCTATGTGTTCCCAGGCATGAACAAAGTGCAGCAGGCAGGCGGGCGCTTGATCCGCTCCGAAACAGATCGCGGCGTTCTACTGTTGATCGACGATCGCTACCTGCAGCCGCTATATCAACGTCTACTGCCTGAAGAGTGGCGTGACTACACAGTGCTGTAG
- a CDS encoding MerR family transcriptional regulator, with protein sequence MKNMLSRQGYTVGQTSKICQTSIQTLHFYDKIGLVKPHRVDGQNGYRYYSSQDILAIKIVQDLQSMQFTLEQIGQIFKSKSVEGIPELMRGKKAEAEETIRTLETVVGTIDQRLRHLDAGRQLRNEFEHSQVVVELKTYPDRFVAFERKRDACGMEASVMRFMALLDRVKEHGLSMDGHFLTIYHEDILTFDRGDSDIEICVPLLPSQPEPAFTRWLPGGDYISAVYAGFPNEDTCKSLFQRLKDWMSLNGYEENGPVLERYLIDFTHMMNPDDFIVDLQIPVKNALTL encoded by the coding sequence ATGAAAAATATGCTAAGCAGGCAGGGGTACACCGTCGGACAGACGTCGAAAATTTGTCAGACCTCGATCCAAACGCTCCATTTCTATGACAAAATTGGGCTAGTGAAGCCGCACCGTGTGGATGGGCAGAATGGCTATCGATACTACTCCAGTCAAGATATTCTTGCGATTAAAATTGTTCAGGACTTGCAGAGCATGCAGTTCACGCTGGAGCAGATCGGTCAGATTTTCAAAAGCAAAAGCGTGGAAGGCATACCGGAGCTGATGCGTGGGAAAAAGGCGGAAGCGGAAGAAACGATCCGCACGCTGGAGACGGTCGTCGGAACGATTGATCAAAGGCTGCGGCATTTGGACGCCGGGCGGCAGCTGCGCAACGAGTTCGAGCATTCGCAAGTTGTGGTAGAGCTGAAAACATATCCAGATCGCTTCGTCGCTTTCGAGCGCAAAAGAGATGCATGCGGGATGGAGGCTTCCGTTATGCGCTTTATGGCGCTGCTGGACCGGGTCAAAGAGCACGGATTGTCGATGGATGGACACTTTTTGACTATTTACCATGAAGATATACTTACGTTTGACAGGGGAGACTCTGATATTGAGATTTGTGTGCCGCTGCTGCCAAGTCAGCCCGAACCTGCCTTTACCCGGTGGCTGCCAGGCGGGGATTACATATCCGCGGTATACGCGGGCTTTCCTAATGAAGATACGTGTAAATCGCTGTTCCAACGTTTGAAAGATTGGATGAGCCTGAATGGCTATGAAGAAAACGGCCCTGTGCTGGAGCGGTATTTGATTGATTTTACCCATATGATGAATCCAGATGACTTTATTGTTGATCTTCAAATTCCTGTGAAAAATGCATTGACCCTATAG
- a CDS encoding VOC family protein has product MATLTPYIYSSDARKQADFYVKALGGELVSLRTFADMPDADESIKDRVMHLELQALGLRFFMADSGNDTVDRGHGLDLTLAFKAEEEARRIFDGLSEGGIVKMPFERMFWGTMFGRLEDPFGVIWQIATES; this is encoded by the coding sequence ATGGCAACGTTAACTCCATACATTTACAGCAGTGATGCAAGAAAACAAGCTGACTTTTACGTGAAGGCACTAGGCGGGGAATTGGTTAGCCTTCGTACGTTCGCGGATATGCCGGATGCGGATGAATCCATCAAAGATCGCGTCATGCATCTAGAGCTGCAAGCCCTTGGCCTTCGCTTCTTCATGGCTGATTCAGGTAATGATACGGTCGATAGAGGCCACGGGTTGGATTTGACGCTTGCATTTAAGGCCGAAGAAGAAGCGCGTCGTATATTTGATGGACTTTCCGAGGGGGGTATTGTGAAAATGCCTTTCGAGCGCATGTTCTGGGGGACGATGTTCGGTCGTCTGGAAGATCCGTTCGGCGTGATTTGGCAGATAGCAACCGAGTCGTAA
- a CDS encoding VOC family protein, translating to MSEVRVPSPIKNRISNVFIPVRNIEHARDWYCKLLGVAPDGEILFGHLYALPMDGTSLVLDQMPMWGGNEPGGPPTYQTPAFMFQTENIQASYEFMKNNEVELVTEIQNEQWFAFRDPDGNLLMVCK from the coding sequence ATGAGTGAGGTTCGTGTGCCAAGTCCGATTAAGAATCGAATTAGCAACGTCTTTATTCCCGTTAGGAATATTGAACATGCACGAGATTGGTATTGTAAGTTACTTGGTGTAGCTCCTGACGGGGAAATCTTGTTCGGACACCTCTACGCTCTTCCCATGGACGGAACATCCCTTGTGCTTGATCAAATGCCCATGTGGGGCGGCAACGAGCCTGGTGGCCCTCCAACTTATCAAACACCTGCTTTTATGTTTCAAACCGAGAATATTCAAGCTTCTTATGAATTCATGAAAAATAACGAGGTGGAGCTTGTTACAGAGATCCAAAATGAGCAATGGTTTGCATTTCGAGATCCGGACGGTAACCTGTTAATGGTTTGTAAATAA
- a CDS encoding carbohydrate ABC transporter permease, with the protein MPRISGRIITWIFLLSVAALLLLPIVLAMLGSFKTNQELNAGTSILPNVWQFENYMYTWKEAKFSRYVWNSLIYSISATITTIIICALAAYAVARKDFPGKKLLIGVYSAMMFIHMGVITLKPAYQIMVMLGLHKSIFGLIIMMTGAGGTTFFILYAFIKGISKDLDEAAMIDGAGSFYIFSRIILPLCTPAIGVVALFAFRGAWNNYIMPLVFTMSQPDLQPITVGLANIRYGYGGAVQSHLMLTGACISMVPMLLIYLLANKSFVQMNVGALKG; encoded by the coding sequence ATGCCGCGCATATCGGGCAGAATCATCACATGGATATTTTTACTTTCGGTTGCGGCGCTTCTGTTGCTTCCCATTGTACTCGCCATGCTCGGTTCCTTTAAGACGAATCAGGAGCTAAATGCTGGCACGTCCATACTGCCGAATGTTTGGCAGTTTGAGAACTACATGTACACGTGGAAAGAAGCCAAATTCTCCAGATACGTGTGGAACAGCTTGATTTACAGCATTAGTGCGACGATTACAACAATCATCATTTGTGCCTTGGCCGCCTACGCTGTCGCGCGTAAAGACTTTCCCGGCAAGAAGCTGCTCATCGGGGTATACTCCGCCATGATGTTTATTCACATGGGTGTAATTACCCTGAAGCCTGCTTATCAAATCATGGTCATGCTCGGTTTGCATAAATCAATTTTCGGATTAATTATTATGATGACCGGGGCGGGCGGAACAACCTTTTTTATTCTATATGCGTTTATTAAAGGGATATCCAAAGATTTGGACGAGGCAGCCATGATCGATGGCGCTGGATCGTTCTATATCTTTTCACGAATCATTCTGCCGCTTTGCACACCGGCGATAGGTGTCGTTGCTTTATTCGCGTTCAGAGGAGCGTGGAACAATTACATCATGCCGCTCGTATTCACTATGTCGCAGCCGGATCTGCAGCCAATTACGGTTGGTCTGGCTAACATTCGCTATGGCTATGGAGGGGCTGTGCAAAGTCATCTCATGTTAACGGGAGCTTGCATTTCCATGGTTCCAATGTTGTTGATCTACCTGCTTGCGAACAAGTCCTTTGTGCAGATGAATGTGGGAGCATTAAAGGGTTGA
- a CDS encoding carbohydrate ABC transporter permease, with protein sequence MIRKWKNHAEAYLFVSPSVILTITLGIYPILWALRYMFYDYKGYGVAKFVGFYNFKRIFRDDVLWDAIWNTFTFAAGKMLITIPVALILAVILNGKLKGRNLLRGIYFMPTIFSTAVMAVVFYIIFNTYNGLLNQILKMIGLPTVEWLGTEYALLTCILIAAWGGIGNYMLLFLAGLQGIPKDVYESAEIDGAGGIRRFWSITIPMLGPVLNIIMMLAIMSALDSYEAIMVLTGGGPAGTTEVMHLYLYKLLFPVSTGETMAQDIGYGAAVAMFLALIVGAITGIYLYLSRKLNEVHS encoded by the coding sequence ATGATTCGAAAATGGAAGAACCACGCGGAAGCCTATCTGTTCGTCTCTCCGAGTGTAATCTTAACGATTACACTCGGTATTTATCCGATCTTATGGGCTTTACGCTACATGTTTTATGACTATAAAGGCTACGGTGTCGCGAAGTTCGTAGGGTTCTATAACTTTAAGCGAATTTTTCGTGACGACGTTCTGTGGGATGCAATTTGGAATACGTTCACTTTTGCCGCCGGCAAAATGCTCATTACGATACCCGTCGCTTTGATATTGGCCGTTATCTTGAACGGTAAGTTAAAGGGGCGCAACTTGCTGCGAGGCATTTACTTTATGCCCACCATTTTCAGCACAGCTGTGATGGCGGTTGTATTTTATATTATTTTCAACACCTACAACGGTTTATTGAATCAAATTTTGAAAATGATTGGGTTACCGACTGTGGAGTGGCTGGGCACGGAATACGCCTTGCTAACCTGCATCCTGATTGCAGCCTGGGGCGGTATCGGTAACTATATGTTATTATTTTTGGCTGGACTTCAAGGCATACCTAAGGATGTTTACGAAAGTGCTGAGATAGATGGAGCCGGGGGTATAAGGCGTTTCTGGTCGATCACTATTCCGATGCTCGGTCCCGTACTGAATATCATCATGATGCTCGCTATAATGAGTGCGCTAGACAGCTATGAGGCGATTATGGTATTGACCGGTGGAGGACCGGCCGGGACGACGGAAGTCATGCACTTATATTTGTACAAATTATTATTCCCTGTTTCTACAGGTGAAACGATGGCTCAAGATATCGGTTACGGAGCGGCAGTAGCCATGTTCTTAGCTTTGATTGTGGGGGCCATAACAGGAATCTACTTATACTTATCAAGAAAACTCAATGAGGTTCATTCCTGA
- a CDS encoding response regulator: MQTNDWKMCVIDDIVAVIEGISKSVRWSEHGIHVVGTATNGEDGLRLIEEMSPDIIITDIRMPKIDGLALTERVKAKYPNCKIIFITGFTDFEYAQQALKLGAFDFIAKPFSLAEIVEAVLKAKLVLEEERSEARKRWQLEQRVKTSIPMLQQEFLQLLLHHRGEEENILKRWEFLEIPLAKENLTVMVLEIDNFEERCLHIPVQEAELLRFALQNIVEETVSAYATCIVFRETMERFVTVFNEKEGNSSMEIAEKCCQHIAMYTRFTVSIGLGLAIPRINELASSYDQAVAALSYHFYTGGNGVFSYNEVITTDIRRIYCSVDMEKELLYSIRSGNSEKASEIITHIFAEFMSAEEMPEPEYVISLYYELAYMMIRVLLEIVAQEDAISILQSVRDRSMLGSISMSKLKGKLQQLSQLCCELIERSRASAASSIIEESVHYIRSHLHEDLSVQSSARLVHLSGSYFANLFKKTIGMTFMQFVTQERMELAKNRLLAGHQVQEIAYATGYGDRRYFSEVFKKHIGMTPSEFRTKYMSGEN, encoded by the coding sequence ATGCAGACTAACGACTGGAAGATGTGTGTTATCGACGATATTGTGGCTGTGATTGAGGGTATTTCCAAAAGTGTGCGGTGGAGTGAGCATGGCATTCATGTAGTCGGTACAGCGACGAACGGTGAAGATGGGCTTCGATTGATCGAAGAGATGTCGCCAGATATCATCATTACCGATATTCGAATGCCAAAAATAGATGGACTGGCCTTAACGGAGCGAGTCAAGGCGAAATATCCAAACTGCAAAATCATTTTCATAACGGGATTCACAGATTTTGAATACGCCCAGCAGGCACTTAAATTGGGGGCATTCGATTTTATAGCGAAGCCGTTCTCGTTGGCTGAGATCGTGGAGGCTGTTCTTAAGGCAAAGCTAGTACTCGAAGAAGAGCGAAGTGAAGCTCGTAAACGCTGGCAGCTGGAGCAGAGGGTTAAGACAAGCATACCGATGTTGCAGCAAGAGTTTTTGCAACTGCTGCTGCACCATCGCGGTGAGGAAGAGAATATTCTTAAGCGCTGGGAGTTTCTAGAAATACCGCTTGCCAAAGAGAACTTGACAGTCATGGTCCTGGAAATTGACAACTTTGAGGAGCGATGCCTTCACATTCCAGTTCAAGAAGCGGAATTACTGCGATTCGCTTTGCAAAATATCGTTGAAGAAACGGTATCTGCTTATGCGACTTGTATCGTTTTCAGAGAGACAATGGAGCGATTTGTCACTGTATTTAATGAAAAAGAGGGAAATAGCAGCATGGAGATCGCGGAAAAATGCTGTCAGCACATTGCCATGTATACGCGATTTACGGTATCTATCGGTCTTGGCTTAGCTATTCCCCGCATCAACGAGCTCGCTAGTTCGTACGATCAAGCAGTTGCCGCTTTATCGTACCATTTTTACACCGGAGGCAACGGGGTGTTTAGTTACAATGAAGTAATAACGACCGATATCAGACGTATTTATTGCTCCGTCGATATGGAAAAAGAGCTTTTATACAGCATACGCAGCGGCAATTCGGAAAAAGCATCCGAGATCATAACGCACATTTTCGCTGAATTTATGAGTGCGGAAGAAATGCCTGAACCTGAATATGTCATTAGTTTGTATTATGAGCTCGCCTACATGATGATCCGTGTTTTGTTGGAAATCGTTGCACAAGAAGATGCAATAAGTATTCTACAGAGTGTTCGTGACAGGAGTATGCTGGGGTCGATCTCTATGAGTAAATTGAAAGGGAAGCTGCAGCAGCTATCTCAGCTGTGCTGCGAGTTAATTGAACGGTCGCGGGCAAGTGCTGCCTCATCCATCATTGAGGAGTCTGTACACTATATCCGCAGCCATCTTCATGAGGATCTATCGGTGCAAAGCAGCGCGAGGCTTGTTCATCTCAGCGGAAGCTATTTTGCCAACCTGTTCAAAAAAACGATAGGTATGACCTTTATGCAGTTTGTCACGCAAGAGCGGATGGAACTGGCGAAAAACAGGCTGCTTGCCGGTCATCAAGTTCAGGAAATTGCCTATGCAACCGGATACGGGGATAGGCGATATTTCAGTGAGGTGTTCAAGAAGCATATCGGGATGACACCTTCAGAATTTAGGACGAAGTATATGTCTGGGGAGAATTGA
- a CDS encoding iron-containing alcohol dehydrogenase has product MNSFTFYNPTTLHFGQGQLEKLTAEVPKYGKNVLLVYGGGSIKQNGIYTKVVHLLKGLDVNIFELSGVEPNPRLTTVHRGVEMCRNQNIDLILAVGGGSVIDCAKAIAVGAKYAGDFWDIVTRKASATGALPLGTVLTIAATGSEMNSGSVITNWETKEKLGWGSPFSFPKFSILDPAHTTSLPENQTVYGMVDIMSHVFEQYFHHTTNTPLQDGFCETILRTVIDTAPRLLRDLDDLEERATILYSGTMALNGVLSMGVRGDWATHNLEHAVSAVHDIPHGGGLAILFPNWMTYTLDANVARFKQFAQNVFDIDAIDKSDRQVAEEGIAALREFFASIGAPSRLSNYDIDDSTIELMADKAMVYGDFGNFKKLTREDVVNIYRMSL; this is encoded by the coding sequence ATGAATAGTTTTACATTTTATAATCCAACCACACTGCATTTCGGTCAGGGACAACTGGAGAAATTAACGGCTGAGGTACCTAAATATGGCAAGAACGTGCTGCTCGTCTACGGCGGCGGGAGCATTAAGCAGAATGGCATTTATACGAAAGTTGTTCACCTGTTGAAAGGCTTGGATGTTAATATCTTCGAACTGAGCGGTGTAGAGCCTAACCCCAGACTAACAACTGTTCATCGGGGTGTAGAGATGTGCCGCAACCAAAACATTGACCTCATCCTCGCTGTTGGCGGTGGCAGCGTCATCGACTGCGCCAAAGCTATTGCTGTAGGAGCGAAGTACGCGGGTGACTTCTGGGATATCGTGACACGGAAGGCTTCTGCAACTGGTGCGCTGCCTCTGGGAACTGTTCTCACCATCGCAGCAACGGGCTCAGAAATGAATTCCGGTTCTGTTATTACGAACTGGGAGACCAAAGAGAAACTTGGTTGGGGCAGTCCGTTCTCATTCCCTAAATTTTCGATTCTCGACCCCGCTCACACGACTTCCTTGCCAGAAAATCAGACCGTCTATGGCATGGTTGACATCATGTCTCACGTGTTTGAACAGTATTTCCATCATACGACTAACACACCGCTGCAGGATGGCTTCTGTGAAACAATCCTTCGCACAGTGATCGATACGGCTCCGCGCTTGCTGCGAGACCTAGATGATCTGGAAGAACGTGCAACAATTCTATATAGCGGTACAATGGCGCTTAACGGAGTTCTAAGCATGGGTGTTCGCGGCGATTGGGCGACACATAATCTGGAGCACGCCGTGTCAGCCGTTCACGATATTCCGCACGGCGGAGGCTTAGCGATTCTCTTCCCGAACTGGATGACTTACACGCTCGATGCAAACGTGGCGCGGTTCAAACAGTTCGCCCAGAACGTTTTTGACATTGATGCGATAGACAAATCGGACCGCCAAGTTGCCGAGGAAGGCATCGCGGCTCTTCGTGAATTCTTTGCCTCCATTGGCGCGCCAAGCCGACTGTCCAATTACGACATCGACGACTCGACTATTGAGCTCATGGCCGATAAAGCCATGGTTTACGGGGATTTTGGTAACTTTAAGAAGCTGACTCGCGAAGATGTTGTGAACATTTATCGGATGTCATTATGA
- a CDS encoding cache domain-containing sensor histidine kinase → MAFILVVSLAILATGLLAYRIAAGVAEQNAYRLSQDTLNKTSQALDEKLNKIKTSIFSMMMNTDYRRAVGLEPSSDFQNYYTHLSALQSVFIQLKLIEPLINSILIATPDGQYYETSKIGLPRQSFYSTTLYTKAKASSDRHLEFWIAGHVDPFYNEKNDMVSFLTEGAMNEALSGKYVLANVKVEELKKYINQYLDWNEGRFMLLSREGEMIFPSDFGLFPDFNQNSAVQHALQNDEGYFDYQADGKDYFVNYKRLGSAKEWVMFSVLPKSSLLQQMGNIKWAMIAIILICLLVSILFARLLTRLLLLPLNRLQTVMKKVGLNQLNVRFESVFRDEITQVGYRFNRMLDEINRLFHEVKEAETEKRKAELKAMQAQIDPHFLYNTLNTIYWKSQLQEHEHVQNMVLSLSRLFQLGLNKGRELTTLENEITHVTQYLNIQKQCYTALFDFQVDVQSDVDIKQHILKILLQPLVENSILHGFKNKQKGGFIHIRIVQNGKLLVLEVEDNGEGLSAIKEPGQELNGYALYNVQKRLNLEYGNDAALHLASEPGLFTKATITIPSYP, encoded by the coding sequence ATGGCTTTCATACTTGTAGTATCCTTGGCGATACTGGCTACAGGGTTGCTTGCTTATCGGATTGCAGCGGGTGTAGCTGAACAAAATGCATACCGTCTTAGTCAGGATACTCTTAACAAAACATCGCAAGCGCTGGATGAAAAGCTGAACAAAATCAAGACGTCCATTTTCTCTATGATGATGAACACGGATTACAGAAGAGCTGTCGGGCTGGAACCCTCATCTGATTTTCAAAATTATTATACGCACCTATCCGCTTTGCAATCGGTGTTCATACAGCTGAAATTAATTGAACCTTTAATTAATTCCATTCTCATTGCAACGCCAGATGGCCAATACTATGAAACTTCGAAAATCGGACTTCCGCGACAATCTTTCTATTCTACGACACTTTACACTAAGGCCAAAGCTTCATCAGACAGGCACCTTGAGTTCTGGATAGCGGGACATGTAGATCCGTTCTATAACGAGAAGAATGATATGGTCTCCTTTTTGACGGAAGGGGCTATGAATGAAGCTTTAAGTGGCAAGTATGTGCTTGCGAATGTGAAAGTAGAGGAACTTAAAAAGTACATTAACCAATATTTAGACTGGAACGAAGGGCGTTTCATGCTGCTTTCCCGCGAGGGAGAGATGATTTTCCCTTCGGACTTCGGTCTATTTCCAGATTTCAACCAGAATAGTGCTGTTCAGCATGCCCTGCAAAACGATGAAGGCTATTTCGATTATCAGGCCGATGGAAAAGACTATTTCGTCAATTATAAAAGGCTGGGGTCGGCCAAAGAATGGGTCATGTTCAGTGTACTCCCCAAATCGAGCCTGCTGCAGCAAATGGGTAACATCAAGTGGGCAATGATTGCGATTATTCTCATCTGTCTGTTGGTCTCCATCCTGTTCGCGAGACTGTTAACCCGATTGCTGCTTCTGCCGCTGAATCGACTCCAAACCGTAATGAAAAAAGTGGGGCTGAACCAATTGAATGTCCGGTTCGAAAGCGTATTTCGAGATGAAATCACGCAGGTGGGGTATCGCTTTAACCGAATGTTAGATGAAATCAACCGTTTATTCCATGAGGTAAAGGAAGCGGAGACGGAGAAGCGGAAGGCAGAACTGAAAGCGATGCAAGCGCAGATCGATCCGCATTTTCTGTACAACACCTTGAACACGATTTATTGGAAAAGTCAGCTTCAAGAGCATGAACACGTGCAAAATATGGTGCTTTCACTCTCTCGTTTGTTTCAACTCGGATTGAACAAAGGTCGTGAACTCACTACTTTAGAGAACGAAATTACCCATGTGACGCAGTATTTGAACATTCAAAAGCAATGTTACACAGCCTTGTTTGACTTTCAGGTTGATGTGCAGAGTGATGTGGATATAAAACAACATATTTTGAAAATTTTGCTGCAACCGCTTGTAGAGAACTCGATCCTGCACGGATTTAAAAATAAACAAAAAGGTGGATTCATTCACATTCGTATCGTACAGAACGGGAAGCTGCTTGTGCTCGAGGTCGAGGACAATGGGGAAGGGCTTTCCGCTATAAAGGAACCCGGGCAGGAACTGAATGGATACGCGCTGTACAATGTTCAGAAGCGTCTAAATCTCGAGTATGGCAATGATGCCGCATTGCATCTAGCAAGCGAACCTGGTTTATTTACCAAAGCGACCATAACGATTCCATCTTATCCATGA